One genomic segment of Chloroflexota bacterium includes these proteins:
- a CDS encoding SDR family oxidoreductase, whose translation MKSLDGKVALVTGGSSGIGRASALVFAREGAKVVVVDVLVDGSGETVQMVKERGGEAFFVKADVSKADQVEEMVNKTVETYGRLDCAFNNAGIGGGRAATAKCTEEDWDRVMSIDLKGVWLCMKYEIQQMLQQGSGVIVNTSSVAGLVGFQGTPAYVASKHGVIGLTKAAALEYATAGIRVNAVCPGVIRTPMIDRIVTARPQMKEVYRTMHPIGRLGEPEEIAEAAVWLCSDAASFVTGHAMVVDGGLTAQ comes from the coding sequence ATGAAGTCGTTAGATGGCAAGGTTGCTTTGGTAACAGGCGGAAGTTCAGGAATCGGGCGGGCTTCTGCACTGGTCTTTGCTAGAGAGGGGGCAAAGGTTGTCGTGGTCGACGTGCTCGTTGACGGCAGCGGCGAGACGGTGCAGATGGTCAAGGAGCGCGGCGGCGAGGCTTTCTTCGTTAAGGCAGACGTCTCAAAAGCAGACCAGGTAGAAGAAATGGTGAATAAGACCGTCGAGACCTATGGCCGACTGGACTGCGCTTTCAATAATGCTGGCATCGGTGGTGGCCGAGCCGCCACAGCCAAATGCACAGAGGAGGACTGGGACCGCGTCATGAGCATAGACCTCAAGGGTGTATGGCTGTGCATGAAGTATGAGATCCAGCAAATGCTCCAGCAGGGCAGCGGGGTCATCGTCAACACATCCTCGGTGGCGGGGTTGGTGGGTTTTCAGGGGACCCCTGCCTATGTTGCCAGCAAACACGGCGTTATCGGGTTAACCAAAGCCGCCGCCCTGGAATACGCCACCGCCGGTATCCGCGTGAACGCCGTTTGCCCGGGTGTCATTCGGACACCCATGATAGACCGCATCGTGACAGCTCGCCCGCAGATGAAGGAAGTTTACCGGACTATGCACCCGATAGGACGGCTGGGTGAACCGGAAGAGATAGCCGAGGCCGCGGTGTGGCTCTGCTCTGACGCCGCTTCCTTCGTCACCGGCCATGCCATGGTGGTGGATGGCGGTTTAACGGCTCAATAA